A stretch of the Equus caballus isolate H_3958 breed thoroughbred chromosome X, TB-T2T, whole genome shotgun sequence genome encodes the following:
- the LOC111771603 gene encoding melanoma-associated antigen 10-like, whose protein sequence is MPRAPKRRRYMLEEGLQSQSETQGPVGALLPVAVEEDTSSSSTCSSSFPSSFPSSSSSSCYPLLLSTPEEVDDVAGAPSPPQSPQSACPSPTAMASPPLSQSEDDSSSSRGEEGPSTSQALPYTASFPRNVIDDKVAELVEFLLVKYRTKEPTTKAEMLNTVLRDYQDHFPVIFSEASECMQLVFGVDVKEVDPSDHAYVLVTTLGLTYDGMLSDEQSMPNTGLLVMLLGVILLQGDCAPEEDVWEALSVMGVRAGREHFIYGEPRELITKVWVQEQYVEYRQVPNSDPARYEFLWGPRAHAETSKMSLLEFLASAIGSDPRSFPVSYEEALRDQEERVQARIASTDNATDTASASCSTVPSSSSCPE, encoded by the coding sequence ATGCCTCGTGCTCCAAAGCGACGGCGCTACATGCTTGAGGAAGGCCTTCAGTCCCAAAGCGAGACGCAGGGCCCAGTGGGTGCACTGCTTCCTGTGGCTGTGGAAGAGGATACTTCTTCGtcctccacctgctcctcctctttcccctcctctttcccctcctcctcctcttcctcttgctATCCTCTCTTGTTGAGCACACCAGAGGAGGTTGATGATGTCGCTGGGGCCCCGAGtcctccccagagccctcagagtgcctgcccctcccccactgccatgGCCTCCCCTCCACTGAGCCAGTCTGAAGACGACAGCTCCAGCAGCCGAGGAGAGGAGGGTCCGAGCACCTCGCAGGCCCTGCCATACACTGCGTCCTTTCCCAGAAACGTGATTGATGACAAGGTGGCTGAGCTGGTGGAGTTCCTGCTTGTCAAGTATCGCACAAAGGAGCCCACCACAAAGGCAGAGATGCTGAATACGGTCCTCAGAGATTACCAGGACCACTTCCCTGTGATCTTCAGTGAAGCCTCTGAGTGCATGCAGCTCGTCTTTGGCGTTGACGTGAAGGAAGTGGACCCCAGCGACCACGCCTATGTCCTGGTCACCACCCTAGGCCTCACCTACGATGGGATGCTGAGCGATGAGCAGAGCATGCCCAATACCGGCCTCCTGGTGATGCTCCTGGGCGTCATCCTCCTGCAGGGCGACTGTGCCCCCGAGGAGGACGTCTGGGAAGCACTGAGTGTCATGGGGGTGCGTGCCGGGAGGGAGCACTTCATCTACGGGGAGCCCAGGGAGCTTATCACTAAAGTTTGGGTGCAGGAGCAGTACGTGGAGTACCGGCAGGTACCCAACAGCGATCCTGCTCGCTACGAGTTCCTGTGGGGTCCCAGGGCCCACGCTGAAACCAGCAAGATGAGTCTCCTGGAGTTTTTGGCCAGTGCCATTGGGAGTGACCCCAGGTCCTTCCCAGTGTCGTATGAGGAAGCTTTGAGAGATCAGGAAGAGAGAGTTCAGGCCAGAATTGCCAGCACGGATAATGCTACTGACACGGCCAGTGCAAGTTGTAGTACCGTGCCCAGTAGCTCCTCCTGCCCTGAGTGA